Part of the Janibacter endophyticus genome is shown below.
GGCCTGCTCGTCGTGGGGGGCATCGCGGTCGCCGTCGTCAAGGGGCTGACGCAGTGGAGCCGTAACAACGCCTCACCCGTCGGGACCGTGCCGGCCACCGTGACCGGCAAGCGGACGAGCGTCACCGGGGGCGGCGAGTCGGGCGCGTCGACCTGGTACCACGCCACCTTCGAGCTGCCGACCCGCGAGCGACGCGAGCTGCAGCTCGCCTCGCAGGACTACGCCCAGCTCGCGGAGGGAGACCGGGGACAGCTGACGCACCAGGGCACCCGCTTCAAGGGTTTCCAGCGCGACGGCACCCCGCCCCAGGCGCGATAGGTTGCGAGCATGCGAGTCCTCGTTGCGGATCACCCGCTCATCGCCCACAAGCTGACCTACCTGCGCAAGAAGGACACGGACAGCCCGACCTTCCGCCGGCTGGCCGACGAGCTCGTCACCCTGCTTGCCTACGAGGCGACCCGCGAGGTGCGCACCGAGCCCTTCGACATCGAGACCCCGGTCGCCCCCACCCAGGGGATCAAGCTCTCCTCCCCCAAGCCGCTCGTCGTGCCGATCCTGCGGGCCGGCCTCGGGATGCTCGAGGGCATGGTGCGGCTCGTCCCGACCGCCGAGGTCGGCTTCCTCGGGATGCTGCGCAACGAGGACACGCTCGAGGCGGTCACCTACGCCAACCGGCTGCCGGACGACCTCTCCGGCCGGCAGTGCTACGTCCTCGACCCGATGCTCGCCACCGGCGGCACGCTCGCGATGTCGATCCGCTACCTCGTCGAGCGCGGCGCCGACGACATCACGGCCGTCACCCTCCTCGCCGCCCCCGAGGGCATCGAGGCGCTGCAGCGCGCGATCGCCGACCTCGACGTGCCGATCACCCTCGTGACCGGCGCGATCGACGAGCGGCTCAACGAGGAGGGCTACATCGTCCCGGGCCTCGGCGACGCGGGAGACCGGCTCTACGGCGTCGTCTGACCCGGCGTGTCGCAGCGCGAGTCACACCTGTCACATCTGCCACACTGACGCCAGGCCGGCGACGGCCACGCCGTCGACCCCGGAAGCAGAAGAGAGAGCGACTCATGTCCACGCCACCGATCAAGAAGATCATCCTCTGGCTGCTCACGATCTTCCTCATCTACGCGATCCTCACCTCCCCCGGCGACGCCGCTGACATCGTCGGCACCGCCTGGGACGTCATCGCCAACGGCGTCAGGAACATCGGGCGCTTCTTCGACGAGCTGCTCCGGAGCTGATCATGGCCGGCCGGGCCAAGCTGCGCGGCCTCGACCGCTACCTGCTGCGCGGCGAGTACCTCGTCGCGGAGATCCACCGACACCGGATCGTCCTGCTGGGGCCCTTCCTCGCCGTGCTCGCCGCTGTCGCGCTGGCGATCTGGATCGACCTCAACGTCGGCGGCAGCGGCACCAGCCCGGTCGTCCGCCTCGTCTGGTTCTTCGCGCTCGCCGTCTTCCTGTGGGCACTGTGGTGCTGGGCCGAGTGGCGCAACGAGCGCTTCGTCGTCACGGACAAGCGGATCCTGCTCTTCCGCGGGTTCATCACCAAGCGGGTCCCGATGATGCCGCTCACCAAGGTCACCGACATGACCTACGAGCGCTCGATCCTTGGCCGGGTGCTCGGCTACGGCACCTTCGTCCTCGAGAGCGCCGGCCAGGACCAGGCGCTCTCGCGCATCGACCACGTCCCGAACTCCGACGAGAACTACCGCAAGATCATCGCCGAGATCTTCGGGGTCGCGAGCGACGAGAGCGCGGAGGAGGGCGAGTACGTCCGACCCGAGGACGAGGACGCCGTGTGGGAGACCGAGCACGACGTACCCGATCCCACGCCCCTCACCGGCCGGCCGCGTGCCTTCGCCGACGACGAGAGCTACGGGCCGCACATCCTGGCGAGCACCCGCCGGCCGACGATCTACCGCAGCGCCGACCGGCGGCGCCGGCGCAAGCAGGAGATCGACGACACCGGCGAGCTCCCGCCCTACGACCCCGACTGGCGCCCCTGAGAGGGGCGCGACCCCCGACGCCCTGCCGTCAGTGCCGGGTGCGACCGGGACGGCGCGCGTCCCGCAGGCGGCGTACGGCGGTCACGGCCTCCCAGCCGCTGATGACGGCGATGCCGACCGCCACGGCGGGGAGGGAGATGCTCCAGTCGGTGCCCCAGCCGAAGGTCGCGTCGAGCTCTCGGGGCAGGTCCGTCAGGAGCCGCTCCGTCAGGAGCAGCCAGACGAGGACGGAGCCAGGCACGACAGCGCTGACGATGCCGGCCGCGGCAAGCGGCACGCTCCACCCGCCCCGGGCCCAGGCGGCGACGGTGACGAGCACGTCGAGGGCGAGGGGCCCGACGACGAGGGCGCCCCAGCCGATCCCGAGGTCGGGGTTGAGGACCTGCACCGAACCCTCCCCCGCACCGCGCAGCTGCCAGACGACGAGGGCGATGAGGACCACGGTGAAGATCACCTCCGTGACCATCTCCGCCGCGCTCGCCCGACGAGCCCGGTCCGCCGGGTCGGCGAGCTCGTCAGGGCTCCATGTGTCGACCACCTGGCCGCGGTCGGGAGCACTGCCGTAGCGCTCGACGAGGGCGAAGACGACGGCGGTCCAGAAGGTCAGGTGCACCGTCACCTGGAAGGCGATGCTGCTCGCCTCCCCGAGGATGGCGCCGGGGCCGGCATCGGTCGCGAAGGCCTGGGCGAGGACGGCGCCGAGCACGGCGAGCGGCACGACGACGGCGAGGAGCAGCTTGACCAGGCGCACCCATGCCGGGAAGTACGCAGGGCCGATGAGGTGGTTGGGGCGGCCCCCGTACTCGCGGGCCAGCACGTCCGGGTCCCCGAGCCCGAGGATCGTCTCTCTCTCGGCCGTCTCGGGGTCCTCGCCCTCGGCGACACGGGCCTCGACGGTCTCCTCGATCGTCCCGCGCAGCTCCCGGGCCACGTCGGGCCCGGTCTGGGGTGAGAGCTGTCGGGTTACCGTCCACACGTAGCGGTCGGTCAGGCTGGTCCTGGTCATGACGTCTCTCCGTCCAATCCCACGATCGCGCGGTCGAGCGATCGCCATTCGGTCATCAGGTGGGCGCGCAGCACGGCGCCGGCCGGGCTCGTCCGGTAGAACTTCCGCGGCCTGGCCTCGTCGGTGTTCCACTCGCTGGTGAGCAGGCCCTGCTTCTCCAGGCGTCGCAGCAGCGGGTACAGGGTGTTGCCGTCAACGGCGAAGCCCGCCCTGTCCAGCGTCTCGAGGAGCGCGTAGCCGTAACGCGGGTCCTCGAGGGTGGCCAGGCAGGCGAGCACGACGGTGCCACGCCTCAGCTCCTGGAGATGGCCGGCCAGCAGATCGTGGTCCATGCGTCAGACAATAGTGTGCGTCACACACTATTGTCCACAGCGCAGGTGACGGCTCAGGCAGGGCAAGAGCCCTGGCTCCTGCGGTTGGCAGGAACCAGGGCTCTTGGGTGCGAAGGGGGGTCAGAGGGCCTTGATGATGTCCTCGACCTTGGCCTTCGCGTCGCCGAAGAGCATCTGGGTGTTGTCCTTGAAGAACAGCGGGTTCTGCACGCCCGCGTAGCCCGTCGCCATGGAGCGCTTGAACACGATGACGTCCTTGGCGTTCCACACCTCGATCACCGGCATGCCCGCGATCGGGCTCGTCGGGTCCTCCGCCGCGGCCGGGTTGACCGTGTCGTTGGCGCCGATGACGAGCACGACGTCCGTCGAGCCGAGGTCGTCGTTGATCTCGTCCATCTCGAGGACGATGTCGTAGGGGACCTTCGCCTCGGCGAGCAGGACGTTCATGTGACCCGGGAGGCGGCCGGCGACCGGGTGGATGCCGAAGCGGACGTCCACCCCCTTCGCCCGGAGCTTGGAGGTGAGGTCCGCGACCGCGTACTGCGCCTGCGCGGTCGCCATGCCG
Proteins encoded:
- a CDS encoding DUF2500 domain-containing protein, translating into MDDTMFTLVPIIIAVIGLLVVGGIAVAVVKGLTQWSRNNASPVGTVPATVTGKRTSVTGGGESGASTWYHATFELPTRERRELQLASQDYAQLAEGDRGQLTHQGTRFKGFQRDGTPPQAR
- the upp gene encoding uracil phosphoribosyltransferase, which gives rise to MRVLVADHPLIAHKLTYLRKKDTDSPTFRRLADELVTLLAYEATREVRTEPFDIETPVAPTQGIKLSSPKPLVVPILRAGLGMLEGMVRLVPTAEVGFLGMLRNEDTLEAVTYANRLPDDLSGRQCYVLDPMLATGGTLAMSIRYLVERGADDITAVTLLAAPEGIEALQRAIADLDVPITLVTGAIDERLNEEGYIVPGLGDAGDRLYGVV
- a CDS encoding PH domain-containing protein, translated to MAGRAKLRGLDRYLLRGEYLVAEIHRHRIVLLGPFLAVLAAVALAIWIDLNVGGSGTSPVVRLVWFFALAVFLWALWCWAEWRNERFVVTDKRILLFRGFITKRVPMMPLTKVTDMTYERSILGRVLGYGTFVLESAGQDQALSRIDHVPNSDENYRKIIAEIFGVASDESAEEGEYVRPEDEDAVWETEHDVPDPTPLTGRPRAFADDESYGPHILASTRRPTIYRSADRRRRRKQEIDDTGELPPYDPDWRP
- a CDS encoding permease prefix domain 1-containing protein is translated as MTRTSLTDRYVWTVTRQLSPQTGPDVARELRGTIEETVEARVAEGEDPETAERETILGLGDPDVLAREYGGRPNHLIGPAYFPAWVRLVKLLLAVVVPLAVLGAVLAQAFATDAGPGAILGEASSIAFQVTVHLTFWTAVVFALVERYGSAPDRGQVVDTWSPDELADPADRARRASAAEMVTEVIFTVVLIALVVWQLRGAGEGSVQVLNPDLGIGWGALVVGPLALDVLVTVAAWARGGWSVPLAAAGIVSAVVPGSVLVWLLLTERLLTDLPRELDATFGWGTDWSISLPAVAVGIAVISGWEAVTAVRRLRDARRPGRTRH
- a CDS encoding PadR family transcriptional regulator; the protein is MDHDLLAGHLQELRRGTVVLACLATLEDPRYGYALLETLDRAGFAVDGNTLYPLLRRLEKQGLLTSEWNTDEARPRKFYRTSPAGAVLRAHLMTEWRSLDRAIVGLDGETS